One window of the Eucalyptus grandis isolate ANBG69807.140 chromosome 8, ASM1654582v1, whole genome shotgun sequence genome contains the following:
- the LOC104417715 gene encoding bidirectional sugar transporter SWEET13-like — translation MSGVELEGKTFYKIYKEKSSEGHQSIPYVVVLLSALLQLYYEVLKANDTMTIIIINASGIVIELVYLVLFSIYASTEEKEICVNHQFAQIYTAKLMLLFDIGGFGVTMALTILLLKGQHRVNVVGWIYATFSLMAFTVPLSIMWRVIKTRSVEFMSFTTSLLVTLSAITWFFYGLVVKDLNIAVSTI, via the exons ATGTCAGGCGTCGAGCTTGAGGG aaaaacattttacaaaatCTATAAGGAGAAGTCGTCGGAGGGGCATCAGTCAATACCATATGTGGTGGTACTTTTGAGTGCATTGTTGCAATTGTACTATGAAGTCCTGAAGGCTAATGACACTAtgaccatcatcatcatcaacgcTAGTGGAATCGTAATTGAACTGGTTTATCTTGTCCTCTTCTCGATCTATGCCTCCACCGAAGAGAag GAAATTTGTGTGAATCACCAATTTGCGCAGATATACACAGCAAAGTTGATGCTGCTGTTCGATATAGGAGGTTTCGGAGTGACGATGGCGCTGACCATCTTGCTTCTCAAGGGTCAGCATCGCGTCAATGTCGTTGGATGGATCTATGCGACCTTCAGTCTCATGGCATTCACAGTGCCTTTGAGCATCATG TGGAGGGTGATAAAGACCAGAAGTGTGGAGTTCATGTCGTTCACTACGTCCTTGCTCGTCACCCTCTCTGCCATAACCTGGTTCTTCTATGGCCTCGTTGTCAAGGACTTGAATATCGCTGTAAGTACCATTTAG